In Sodalis ligni, a single genomic region encodes these proteins:
- the zapD gene encoding cell division protein ZapD codes for MSEIYSTTVLFEHPLNEKMRTWLRLEFLLQQLYNCSELVDISSALPFFRTVADLLDVLERGDVRTEMLKELDRQQQKMLQWDGVPGVDSERVRTLRNNLKQCAAVLMSAPRLGQALREDRLIASVRQRLSIPGGCCSFDLPGLHIWLHLPQTHRNGQINTWLKTLDPLNAALTLTLDLVRHTEPFKNQISLNGFFQDNAEDADLLRMRIPLVYQLYPQVSGHKTRYAIRFLSLDSENGVIPNRLPFELACC; via the coding sequence ATGAGTGAAATCTACTCGACAACGGTGCTTTTCGAGCATCCGTTAAATGAAAAAATGCGCACTTGGCTGCGCCTGGAATTTTTACTGCAACAACTGTATAACTGTTCGGAGCTGGTTGATATCTCAAGCGCATTGCCGTTTTTCCGCACCGTCGCCGACCTGCTGGACGTTCTCGAACGCGGCGATGTGCGCACTGAAATGTTGAAAGAGCTGGACCGGCAGCAGCAAAAAATGCTGCAGTGGGACGGCGTACCCGGTGTTGACAGCGAGCGGGTGCGAACGCTGCGCAATAATTTAAAACAATGCGCCGCCGTATTGATGTCCGCACCAAGGCTGGGGCAGGCGTTGCGTGAAGACCGCTTAATCGCATCGGTGCGCCAGCGGCTCTCCATCCCCGGCGGCTGTTGCAGTTTCGATTTACCCGGTTTGCATATTTGGCTGCACCTGCCGCAGACCCATCGCAACGGCCAGATCAACACCTGGCTGAAAACCCTGGACCCCTTGAATGCCGCATTAACCTTAACCCTGGACTTGGTGCGGCATACCGAACCCTTTAAAAACCAAATCAGCCTGAACGGTTTTTTTCAGGATAACGCCGAGGATGCGGATTTGCTGCGTATGCGCATCCCCCTGGTTTACCAGCTCTACCCGCAGGTTTCCGGCCACAAGACCCGTTATGCCATCCGCTTTTTATCCCTGGATAGCGAAAACGGCGTCATCCCCAATCGTTTACCGTTTGAATTGGCCTGCTGTTGA
- the yacG gene encoding DNA gyrase inhibitor YacG produces MSEDIILVSCPTCGAEVKWEPQSKFRPFCSKRCQLIDLGEWAEEEKFIPSDGQITDSDDWSEDKY; encoded by the coding sequence ATGAGTGAAGATATTATTCTGGTAAGCTGCCCCACGTGCGGCGCCGAAGTGAAATGGGAACCACAAAGCAAATTCCGTCCGTTTTGCAGCAAACGCTGCCAGTTGATAGACCTGGGAGAGTGGGCGGAAGAGGAAAAGTTTATCCCCAGCGACGGCCAGATAACCGATAGCGATGACTGGAGCGAGGATAAGTATTAG
- the mutT gene encoding 8-oxo-dGTP diphosphatase MutT, with protein MNLMTIAVGIIRNAQHEIFIAQRPEHTHMGGFWEFPGGKVEKGETPEQALIRELREETGIEAEHPELLSTSQHHFPDREMAFYFYLVEHWQGTPYGNEGQPVRWCPQEELDASEFPPANAAIIRQLIAATS; from the coding sequence ATGAATTTAATGACGATTGCCGTGGGCATTATCCGTAATGCACAGCATGAAATTTTTATCGCCCAACGGCCTGAACATACCCATATGGGCGGCTTTTGGGAGTTCCCCGGCGGCAAAGTGGAAAAAGGCGAAACGCCTGAACAGGCGTTGATCCGGGAATTGCGTGAAGAAACCGGCATCGAGGCGGAGCATCCGGAGCTGTTATCCACCAGCCAGCACCATTTCCCCGATCGTGAGATGGCGTTCTATTTTTACCTGGTGGAGCACTGGCAAGGCACTCCCTATGGCAACGAAGGACAGCCGGTGCGGTGGTGCCCGCAGGAAGAACTCGATGCATCCGAGTTTCCTCCCGCCAATGCCGCCATTATTCGTCAGCTTATCGCCGCAACGTCCTAA
- the secA gene encoding preprotein translocase subunit SecA — translation MLSKLLTKVFGSRNDRTLRRMNKTVEIINRMEPDMEKLTDEQLAAKTIEFRERLANGATVDSLLPEAFAVVREASKRVFAMRHFDVQLVGGMVLNDRCIAEMRTGEGKTLTATLPAYLNALSGQGVHVVTVNDYLAQRDAENNRPLFEFLGLTVGINLPQMPAPAKRAAYAADITYGTNNEYGFDYLRDNMAFSPEERVQRKLHYALVDEVDSILIDEARTPLIISGPAEDSSELYIRVDTLIPHLIRQDKEDSDTFHGEGHFSVDEKSRQVNLTERGLVLIEELMVQAGIMEEGESLYSPANIMLMHHVTAALRAHVLFARDVDYIVKDGEVIIVDEHTGRTMPGRRWSDGLHQAVEAKEHVAIQNENQTLASITFQNYFRLYEKLAGMTGTADTEAFEFSSIYKLDTIVVPPPANSRPMVYIRIIEDTCSTRGQPVLVGTISIEKSEVVSAELDKAGIEHKVLNAKFHAMEADIVAQAGQPGQVTIATNMAGRGTDIVLGGSWQAEIAHLEEPTEDLIAGIKEAWQIRHDQVLKAGGLHIIGTERHESRRIDNQLRGRSGRQGDPGSSRFYLSMEDALMRIFASDRVSGMMRKLGMKPGEAIEHPWVTKAIANAQRKVESRNFDIRKQLLEYDDVANDQRRAIYSQRNELLDVADISETILSIREDVLKTILDIYIPPQSLEEMWDVPGLEKRLKDDFDLDMPIAEWLDKEPGLHEETLRERILEQTLEQYRRKEEVVGVEMMRSFEKGVMLQTLDSLWKEHLAAMDYLRQGIHLRGYAQKDPKQEYKRESFAMFAAMLESLKYEVISTLSKVQVRMPEEVEALEQQRREEAERLARQQQLSHQPEPMMAEPAELNQPLREGRKVGRNDPCPCGSGKKYKQCHGKLQQ, via the coding sequence ATGTTATCAAAATTGCTTACTAAAGTTTTTGGGAGTCGTAACGATCGTACCCTGCGCCGGATGAACAAAACGGTTGAGATTATCAACCGGATGGAGCCGGATATGGAGAAGCTCACCGATGAGCAACTGGCGGCGAAAACCATCGAGTTTCGCGAACGCCTGGCCAACGGTGCAACGGTGGACAGCCTGCTGCCCGAGGCTTTTGCCGTGGTGCGCGAAGCCAGTAAACGGGTATTCGCCATGCGCCATTTCGACGTCCAGCTGGTGGGCGGTATGGTGCTCAACGACCGCTGTATCGCCGAAATGCGTACCGGTGAAGGTAAAACCCTGACCGCAACCCTGCCGGCATACCTCAACGCGCTGAGCGGTCAAGGCGTTCATGTGGTTACCGTCAACGACTACCTGGCGCAGCGCGATGCTGAAAACAACCGCCCGCTGTTCGAATTTCTCGGCTTGACGGTGGGTATCAACCTGCCGCAGATGCCGGCTCCGGCCAAACGAGCCGCCTACGCCGCCGATATCACCTACGGCACCAATAACGAATACGGTTTCGACTACCTGCGCGACAATATGGCGTTCAGCCCGGAAGAGCGCGTACAGCGCAAGCTGCACTATGCCCTGGTGGATGAAGTGGACTCCATCCTTATCGATGAAGCCCGTACGCCGCTGATTATTTCCGGCCCGGCGGAAGACAGCTCCGAACTCTACATCCGGGTGGATACGCTGATTCCCCATCTGATTCGCCAGGATAAAGAAGATTCCGACACTTTTCACGGCGAAGGGCACTTTTCGGTGGATGAAAAATCCCGCCAGGTCAACCTGACCGAGCGCGGATTGGTGCTTATCGAAGAGTTGATGGTGCAGGCGGGCATTATGGAAGAGGGGGAATCCCTTTATTCGCCGGCCAATATCATGTTGATGCATCACGTGACCGCCGCCCTGCGCGCCCATGTGCTGTTTGCGCGGGACGTGGATTATATCGTCAAGGATGGTGAAGTGATCATCGTCGATGAGCACACCGGCCGTACCATGCCGGGGCGCCGCTGGTCGGACGGTCTGCACCAGGCGGTGGAAGCGAAGGAGCATGTGGCGATCCAGAACGAAAACCAGACCCTGGCTTCCATCACGTTCCAGAATTATTTCCGTTTGTACGAAAAACTGGCCGGCATGACCGGTACCGCCGATACCGAAGCCTTTGAATTCAGCTCGATCTACAAGCTTGATACCATCGTGGTGCCCCCACCGGCCAATTCGCGGCCGATGGTCTACATTCGCATCATCGAAGATACCTGTTCCACCCGGGGGCAGCCGGTGCTGGTGGGGACCATCTCCATTGAAAAATCGGAAGTGGTTTCCGCGGAACTGGATAAAGCCGGTATCGAACATAAAGTGCTGAACGCCAAATTCCATGCCATGGAAGCGGATATCGTGGCCCAGGCCGGACAGCCGGGCCAGGTGACCATCGCCACCAACATGGCCGGGCGCGGTACGGATATCGTGCTGGGGGGGAGCTGGCAGGCGGAAATCGCCCATCTGGAAGAGCCCACCGAGGATTTGATCGCCGGCATCAAAGAAGCCTGGCAGATTCGCCATGATCAGGTATTAAAAGCGGGCGGCCTGCATATCATCGGTACCGAACGTCATGAATCCCGCCGTATCGATAACCAGCTGCGCGGACGTTCAGGCCGCCAGGGGGACCCCGGCTCGTCCCGTTTCTATTTGTCGATGGAAGATGCGCTGATGCGTATATTCGCCTCCGATCGGGTCTCCGGCATGATGCGCAAGCTGGGCATGAAACCCGGCGAGGCCATCGAGCACCCCTGGGTGACCAAAGCCATTGCCAACGCCCAGCGGAAAGTGGAAAGCCGCAACTTCGATATCCGCAAGCAGCTGCTGGAATATGACGATGTGGCCAATGACCAGCGCCGCGCCATTTACAGCCAGCGCAACGAATTGCTGGACGTGGCGGATATCAGCGAAACCATCCTCAGCATCCGTGAAGATGTGCTTAAAACCATCCTTGATATCTATATCCCGCCGCAATCCCTGGAAGAGATGTGGGATGTGCCGGGACTGGAAAAACGCTTGAAGGATGATTTCGATCTGGACATGCCCATCGCCGAGTGGTTGGATAAAGAACCAGGCCTGCATGAAGAGACGCTGCGCGAGCGTATTCTTGAACAGACCCTGGAACAATACCGCCGAAAAGAAGAAGTGGTGGGCGTGGAAATGATGCGCAGCTTTGAAAAAGGCGTCATGCTGCAAACGCTGGATTCATTGTGGAAAGAGCATCTGGCGGCAATGGACTACCTGCGGCAGGGTATACATTTGCGGGGCTATGCCCAAAAGGATCCCAAGCAGGAATATAAACGCGAATCCTTCGCCATGTTTGCCGCCATGCTGGAATCGCTTAAATATGAAGTGATCAGCACTCTAAGCAAAGTCCAGGTACGGATGCCGGAAGAGGTCGAAGCGCTGGAGCAGCAGCGCCGCGAAGAGGCGGAACGCCTGGCGCGGCAGCAGCAGCTTAGCCATCAGCCCGAACCCATGATGGCGGAACCGGCGGAGCTTAACCAACCGCTGCGGGAAGGGCGCAAGGTGGGACGCAACGACCCGTGCCCATGCGGCTCAGGCAAAAAATACAAACAGTGCCACGGCAAATTACAGCAATAA
- the secM gene encoding secA translation cis-regulator SecM, which produces MGILNRWRQFGRRYFWPHLLLGMVAAGLGVPLVLNSGQEQAHLANTLSSPSRQNAFNAGFANLSFLKETQRRPYFAVDYWHQHAIRTAIRHLSVAWVPEPLGQKLPLAENVAPLKVQHQVLLTVLNGLLTRESKQPSVIRSLRQGVYQPFFDHRTGIRLAQVQGIRAGPARAV; this is translated from the coding sequence ATGGGTATTTTAAATCGTTGGCGACAATTTGGCAGACGTTATTTCTGGCCGCACCTCCTGTTGGGGATGGTGGCGGCGGGACTCGGCGTGCCTTTGGTGCTCAACAGCGGGCAGGAACAGGCACACCTGGCCAATACCCTGTCCAGCCCCAGCCGGCAAAACGCGTTTAATGCCGGCTTCGCCAATCTTTCGTTTCTGAAAGAAACCCAGCGACGGCCTTACTTTGCCGTGGATTATTGGCACCAGCATGCCATTCGCACGGCTATCCGCCATCTTTCCGTGGCGTGGGTGCCGGAGCCTCTGGGACAAAAATTGCCGCTGGCGGAAAACGTCGCGCCGCTGAAGGTCCAGCATCAGGTACTACTCACCGTCCTGAACGGTCTGCTGACACGGGAATCCAAACAACCCTCGGTCATTCGCTCCCTCCGGCAGGGAGTATACCAACCCTTCTTTGATCATCGTACAGGAATTCGCCTGGCCCAGGTACAGGGAATTCGAGCCGGACCCGCCCGCGCAGTCTAA
- a CDS encoding DUF721 domain-containing protein: MRDSRPQSIDILLGSLTTPERDSLLHIQQRAVALLKLNRAVAGILPAPLQPWCRVANFRQGVLIIETANASWMMRLRYEQSTLLSALRAQILPSLSSIDIRINPTLATKGHQIMQNRGEPLPGEGNSEGQKRKLSRQSGEAIRHLAARSPEKLKKMLERLARLAGEGADPANRND; the protein is encoded by the coding sequence ATGCGTGACAGTCGTCCACAATCCATTGATATCCTGCTTGGCTCCCTGACGACACCGGAGCGGGATTCGTTGTTGCATATTCAGCAACGAGCAGTGGCGCTGTTAAAGCTGAACCGCGCGGTGGCCGGCATATTGCCCGCGCCACTGCAACCCTGGTGTCGCGTAGCCAACTTCCGCCAGGGCGTTTTGATTATTGAAACCGCCAATGCCAGCTGGATGATGAGGTTACGCTATGAACAATCTACGTTATTATCCGCGTTACGAGCGCAGATTCTACCATCATTGTCATCAATCGACATCAGGATTAACCCGACTCTCGCCACAAAAGGCCATCAGATTATGCAAAACCGCGGCGAACCGTTACCTGGGGAGGGGAATAGTGAAGGGCAGAAGCGAAAACTGAGCCGGCAAAGCGGCGAAGCGATTCGGCATTTGGCGGCGCGAAGCCCGGAGAAGCTGAAAAAAATGCTCGAACGACTGGCGAGGCTGGCCGGAGAAGGTGCCGACCCCGCCAATCGAAACGATTAA
- the lpxC gene encoding UDP-3-O-acyl-N-acetylglucosamine deacetylase, with the protein MIKQRTLKRIVQATGVGLHTGKKVTLTLRPASANTGVIYRRTDLNPPVDFPADAKSVRDTMLCTCLVNEHDVRISTVEHLNAALAGLGIDNIVIEVNAPEIPIMDGSASPFVYLLLDAGIEELNCAKKFLRVKQSVRVEDGDKWAELTPFNGFKLDFTIDFNHPAIDASSQRYRLDFSAESFVRQISRARTFGFMRDIEYLQSRGLCLGGSFDNAIVVDDYKVLNEDGLRFEDEFVRHKMLDGIGDLYMCGHNIIGAFTTYKPGHALNNKLLQAVLARQEAWELVTFEDEAEMPLTFTAPSFVMA; encoded by the coding sequence ATGATCAAACAGCGGACACTTAAACGTATTGTGCAGGCCACGGGTGTGGGTCTACATACCGGTAAAAAGGTCACACTGACTTTGCGCCCTGCATCGGCTAATACCGGGGTCATCTATCGCCGTACGGATCTCAATCCTCCGGTGGATTTCCCGGCGGATGCGAAATCGGTGCGTGATACCATGCTTTGTACGTGTCTGGTCAATGAGCATGATGTTCGTATATCCACCGTCGAACATCTCAATGCCGCATTGGCGGGTTTGGGCATCGATAACATCGTCATTGAAGTCAATGCGCCTGAAATTCCTATTATGGACGGCAGCGCGAGCCCCTTTGTCTATCTGCTGCTGGATGCCGGAATCGAAGAGCTGAATTGTGCTAAGAAATTCCTGCGCGTCAAGCAGTCGGTTCGCGTGGAGGATGGCGATAAATGGGCTGAATTGACGCCGTTTAACGGCTTCAAGCTCGATTTTACCATTGATTTCAATCATCCTGCGATTGATGCTAGCTCGCAACGTTATCGCCTGGATTTTTCCGCCGAGTCCTTCGTCCGGCAAATCAGTCGTGCACGCACCTTCGGGTTCATGCGCGATATCGAATATCTGCAGTCCAGGGGCCTGTGCCTGGGCGGCAGCTTCGATAACGCCATTGTGGTGGACGACTACAAAGTGCTGAACGAAGACGGTTTACGTTTCGAAGATGAGTTCGTCCGCCATAAAATGCTGGACGGTATTGGCGACCTGTACATGTGCGGTCACAACATCATCGGCGCGTTTACCACCTATAAACCCGGCCATGCCCTGAACAACAAGCTGTTGCAGGCGGTACTGGCGCGTCAGGAAGCCTGGGAACTGGTGACCTTTGAAGACGAAGCCGAAATGCCGCTGACCTTTACCGCCCCCTCTTTTGTTATGGCATAA
- the ftsZ gene encoding cell division protein FtsZ produces MFEPMELTNDAVIKVIGVGGGGGNAVEHMVRERIEGVEFFAVNTDAQALRKTAVGQTIQIGGGITKGLGAGANPEVGRNSAEEDREALRAALEGADMVFIAAGMGGGTGTGAAPVVAEVAKELGILTVAVVTKPFNFEGKKRMAFAEQGIAELSKHVDSLITIPNDKLLKVLGRGISLLDAFGAANDVLKGAVQGIAELITRPGLMNVDFADVRTVMSEMGYAMMGSGVACGEDRAEEAAEMAISSPLLEDIDLSGARGVLVNITAGFDLRLDEFETVGNTIRAFASDNATVVIGTSLDPDMNDELRVTVVATGIGMDKRPEITLVTNKQNTQQVMDNRYQQHAHGMSPMQQEQKIAAKAVNEQASQAGKEPDYLDIPAFLRKQAD; encoded by the coding sequence ATGTTTGAACCTATGGAATTAACCAATGACGCGGTGATTAAAGTCATCGGCGTCGGCGGCGGCGGCGGCAATGCCGTGGAACATATGGTGCGCGAACGCATCGAAGGCGTGGAATTTTTCGCGGTGAATACCGATGCCCAGGCATTGCGTAAAACCGCGGTGGGACAGACCATACAGATTGGCGGCGGCATCACCAAGGGTCTGGGAGCCGGAGCCAATCCCGAGGTGGGCCGAAATTCCGCCGAGGAAGACCGTGAGGCGCTGCGTGCGGCCCTTGAGGGCGCGGACATGGTGTTCATCGCGGCCGGCATGGGCGGCGGCACCGGTACCGGCGCGGCGCCGGTGGTGGCGGAAGTGGCCAAGGAATTGGGCATCCTTACCGTGGCCGTGGTGACCAAACCCTTCAATTTCGAAGGCAAGAAGCGCATGGCCTTTGCCGAACAGGGCATTGCCGAGCTGTCCAAGCATGTGGATTCGCTGATTACCATCCCCAACGACAAGCTGCTGAAGGTGCTGGGCCGCGGCATTTCGCTGCTGGATGCGTTCGGTGCGGCCAATGACGTGCTCAAGGGCGCGGTACAAGGCATCGCCGAGCTGATAACCCGGCCGGGTCTGATGAACGTCGACTTTGCCGATGTGCGTACCGTCATGTCCGAAATGGGCTATGCCATGATGGGCTCAGGCGTGGCCTGCGGCGAAGACCGGGCGGAAGAAGCGGCGGAGATGGCCATTTCCAGTCCCCTGTTGGAAGATATCGACCTGTCCGGCGCGCGCGGCGTACTGGTCAACATCACCGCCGGCTTCGATTTGCGTTTGGACGAATTCGAAACCGTGGGCAACACCATCCGTGCTTTTGCGTCGGATAACGCCACCGTGGTTATCGGCACATCCCTGGACCCGGATATGAACGACGAACTGCGCGTGACCGTGGTGGCTACCGGTATCGGCATGGACAAACGTCCGGAAATCACGCTGGTCACCAATAAGCAGAACACGCAGCAGGTGATGGATAACCGCTATCAGCAGCACGCTCACGGCATGTCGCCGATGCAGCAGGAGCAAAAGATCGCGGCGAAAGCGGTAAACGAACAGGCTTCGCAGGCAGGTAAAGAACCTGATTATCTTGATATTCCCGCTTTTCTCCGCAAACAGGCGGATTAA